A region from the Osmerus eperlanus chromosome 11, fOsmEpe2.1, whole genome shotgun sequence genome encodes:
- the si:dkey-182i3.11 gene encoding insulin-like growth factor-binding protein complex acid labile subunit produces the protein MIRMMLRLVTMVTSALLVSTTSHAPFSSHPPSSSPSPSSSHPLSSHPPSSSPSSSSNSSSSSPSLSCPWPCKCLSNTTVACEDQKLETIPDLPQGVQQLYISHNLIQALPSSGLADLQVLDLTKNRLHTFLSPTYTWPNMSRLEKLYLTGNLLGSLAPGQLQGLSALILLDLSENNMDALPPGALRGLGLLKMLFLSINQISRLQRGALHEASALRELHLSSNALTDLEAGAFQNSGSLDMLVVSRNRLTEVRAGGLAGAANLTHLDLSGNALEAVPVDALRDVPLLCYLYLQKNSIASLPEGSFSRLQQLRSLDLSSNRLQNVSEGSLSGLTQLSSLDLSFNLLQSLPSGLFENLTSLETLDLYHNALTSLPVGLFQNLTALIELQLDSNNLSIVALGVFEGLSNLRELQLANNHLTDLDHASFSTLRSLRKLYLDHNALHRLPRGLFHRNKKLRELQLDNNKLRSLPPPLLRHLSSLTILKLSHNLLSSLHSDQFSGLTRLKELFLNDNQLEVVPKGLFVSLNSLKLLDLDNNRLSALSPEVFEDLSALKELHLSFNHLHELPPHAFRSLGRLRMLLLQNNRLWDLDALVLEPLESLTELDLDNNQLERLPRQVFRGLSHLQDVHLRSNRLETLEVGTLAHLGNVTIIHLEGNPWNPCSFPPGLLEELSPHLRGLRPCSALSSVCCLTPALPLKILLVAVLTIRSLG, from the exons ATG ATCCGAATGATGTTGAGGCTGGTTACCATGGTAACCTCAGCCCTCCTGGTGTCCACCACCTCTCacgcccccttctcctctcaccccccctcctcctctccctccccctcctcctctcaccccctctcctctcaccccccctcctcctctccctcgtctTCATccaactcctcttcctcctccccctctttgagCTGCCCCTGGCCCTGTAAGTGTTTGTCCAACACAACGGTCGCATGCGAGGACCAGAAGCTGGAGACCATCCCTGACCTCCCCCAGGGCGTACAGCAGCTCTACATCTCTCACAACCTCATCCAAGCTCTCCCTTCCTCCGGCCTGGCCGACCTACAGGTCCTCGACCTCACCAAGAACCGCCTCCacaccttcctgtctcccaCTTACACCTGGCCCAACATGAGCCGCCTGGAAAAGCTGTACCTCACAGGGAACCTTCTGGGTTCGCTGGCCCCTGGGCAGCTACAGGGCCTCTCTGCCCTGATCCTGCTGGACCTGAGCGAGAACAACATGGACGCCCTCCCCCCCGGTGCCCTCCGAGGGTTGGGCCTCTTGAAGATGTTGTTCCTCAGCATCAACCAGATCTCCAGGCTTCAGCGAGGGGCTCTGCACGAGGCCTCCGCCCTCAGGGAGCTCCACCTGAGCAGCAACGCCCTAACCGACCTGGAGGCCGGAGCGTTCCAGAACAGTGGATCCCTGGACATGCTGGTTGTGTCTCGTAACCGTCTGACGGAGGTCCGGGCGGGCGGCCTCGCCGGGGCTGCCAACCTCACGCACCTGGACCTGAGCGGGAACGCGCTGGAGGCCGTTCCTGTCGACGCGTTGAGGGACGTGCCGCTGCTCTGCTACCTCTACCTCCAGAAGAACAGCATCGCTTCTCTTCCGGAAGGTTCCTTCTCCCGGCTACAACAGCTGAGGAGTCTGGACCTCAGCAGCAACCGGCTCCAGAACGTATCTGAGGGCTCTTTAAGCG GTCTGACGCAGCTCAGCTCTCTGGACCTGAGTTTCAACCTCctccagtcactcccctccggcctGTTTGAGAACCTGACTAGTCTAGAGACATTAGACCTTTATCACAACGccctgacatcacttcctgtcggaCTGTTCCAGAACCTAACAGCATTGATCGAGCTGCAACTAGACAGCAACAATCTCTCCATCGTAGCTTTGGGGGTTTTCGAGGGTCTGTCTAACCTCAGGGAGCTCCAGCTAGCTAACAACCACCTCACCGACCTCGACCACGCGTCCTTCTCCACCCTCAGGTCGCTACGGAAACTCTACCTCGACCACAACGCCCTACACAGGCTTCCCAGAGGCCTCTTCCACAGGAACAAGAAACTGAGAGAGCTGCAGCTGGACAACAACAAGCTCAGGtccctccccccgcctctcctccgcCACCTGTCCAGCCTCACCATCTTGAAACTCTCCCacaacctcctctcctccctccactcggATCAGTTCTCGGGTCTCACCCGTCTGAAGGAACTTTTTCTCAACGACAACCAGTTGGAAGTGGTTCCCAAAGGACTGTTCGTCAGCCTCAACAGCCTGAAGCTCCTTGACCTGGACAACAACCGTCTCTCGGCTCTGAGCCCAGAGGTCTTCGAGGACCTGTCCGCCCTGAAGGAGCTTCATCTCAGCTTCAACCATCTACACGAGCTCCCCCCTCACGCCTTCCGCTCCCTGGGTCGCCTCCGCATGCTCCTGCTCCAGAACAACCGTCTCTGGGACCTGGACGCTCTGGTTCTCGAGCCACTGGAGTCCCTGACGGAGCTGGATCTGGACAACAACCAGCTAGAGCGTCTCCCCCGCCAGGTGTTCCGGGGGCTCTCCCACCTGCAGGACGTCCACCTCCGCTCCAACCGCCTGGAGACGCTGGAGGTGGGAACCCTGGCGCACCTGGGGAACGTGACCATCATCCACCTGGAGGGGAACCCGTGGAACCCGTGCTCCTTCCCTCCTGGGCTGCTGGAGGAACTCTCTCCCCACCTGCGAGGACTCAGACCCTGTTCTGCTCTCAGCTCCGTCTGCTGTCTGACACCGGCACTTCCTCTGAAGATCCTGCTGGTTGCCGTGTTAACAATCCGCAGCTTAGGGTGA
- the LOC134029032 gene encoding zinc finger protein 345-like, which yields MSKEMKTFLLDTFKSQATSIMAVVTKAIVVELNVVAHNPNWQGQFSTIMNLIVEEAIRTLCRVFLELIVHSGNILNARCSVMEKELGIRKNKVAQMDSEQETMRLNVARNKVQDSISAGEVCQTNQSSSTQRYGRGEMKMELHTATKHLVKQKRNLKSSTALTLNLQTQTHASELNPELDISSPGNAVHGGPLVESASMEDDCSESLDAAEPSPVSEASPSREAVLGPGHQAEPLPENPTPGSAREHSFPTRVPASSENTENPEEKGARFAAEEKHVKCDVCDRKFRYYAELKKHARRFHSEEQPYVCGQCGKTFKFSGSLGNHMRGQHAERPGCRVCGKTLATLQRLKSHELTHTSGKPFTCPTCGKGFAQKHYLEDHLTIHTGERPYVCSTCGKSFRNSFHLKCHERIHSDERPFQCPDCSKAFRTKPGLSKHRLVHTGEKPHQCQACGLCFSYSGNLARHMVIHTGEKPYGCDQCGKVYTQSTALREHLVSVHSDSRDFMCDACGKKFSFNFQLLRHKRTVHSEQKKTFSCKVCLRSLSSLANLRRHEDNHSPGPREHACSFCGKAFATKYVLSRHYQTFHAAELPYECAACEKRFLLKFSYEYHLKRHTGAEPFACDVCGKKFVLKSDVESHKRMHTGEKPFKCATCGMEFRVGGNLQRHVRVHTGEKRYSCEVCGRKFSQTNNLKSHMQTHTGVRPHSCEKCGKGFSDVRHFRRHSCEDVIQKSLASSGTQKVKNK from the exons ATGTCAAAAGAAATGAAAACGTTTCTTCTCGATACTTTCAAGTCCCAGGCAACGTCGATTATGGCGGTAGTAACTAAAGCGATTGTGGTGGAATTGAACGTCGTCGCACACAATCCAAACTGGCAG GGGCAGTTTTCCACTATCATGAATTTGATTGTGGAAGAAGCTATCCGCACATTATGCCGTGTGTTTTTGGAGCTCATCGTACACTCCGGAAACATTCTGAACGCCAGGTGCTCCGTCATGGAAAAAGAGCTGGGCATTAGGAAAAACAAGGTGGCACAGATGGACAGCGAACAGGAAACTATGCGGTTGAACGTTGCGAGGAATAAAG TGCAAGACTCCATATCAGCAGGAGAGGTTTGTCAAACAAACCAAAGTAGTTCGACTCAACGCTATGGACGTGGGGAAATGAAGATGGAATTGCACACAGCCACAAAACACCTTGTGAAGCAGAAAAGGAATTTGAAGTCAAGCACAGCGCTTACCTTAAATCTGCAGACACAGACCCATGCAAGTGAGCTGAACCCAGAGCTTGATATCTCAAGTCCTGGAAATG CCGTACACGGTGGACCTCTGGTGGAATCAGCCTCCATGGAGGATGACTGTTCAGAGTCCCTGGACGCTGCAGAGCCCAGCCCTGTCAGCGAGGCCAGCCCCTCCAGAGAGGCCGTCCTGGGCCCTGGGCACCAGGCAGAACCCCTCCCTGAGAACCCAACGCCTGGTTCTGCCCGAGAGCACAGCTTCCCCACACGTGTCCCGGCGTCCTCAGAGAACACCGAAAACCCAGAAGAGAAAGGCGCTCGTTTCGCCGCAGAGGAAAAACATGTGAAATGTGACGTCTGCGACAGGAAGTTCCGTTACTACGCAGAATTAAAGAAACACGCACGCCGCTTTCACTCGGAGGAGCAGCCGTACGTCTGTGGGCAGTGCGGAAAAACGTTCAAGTTTTCCGGTTCCCTCGGTAACCACATGCGCGGGCAGCATGCGGAACGCCCCGGCTGCAGGGTGTGTGGGAAGACGCTTGCCACGCTACAACGGTTGAAATCCCACGAGCTCACGCACACGTCAGGGAAACCGTTCACCTGTCCCACCTGTGGAAAGGGTTTCGCCCAGAAACACTACCTGGAAGATCACCTGACCATTCACACGGGTGAGAGGCCTTACGTCTGCAGCACCTGTGGGAAGAGCTTCCGGAATTCCTTCCACCTGAAGTGCCACGAACGGATACACAGCGACGAACGGCCGTTTCAGTGCCCGGACTGCAGCAAGGCTTTCAGAACCAAGCCGGGCCTTTCCAAGCACAGGCtggtccacacaggagagaagccacaTCAGTGCCAGGCCTGTGGACTCTGTTTTTCCTACTCTGGAAACCTGGCCAGACACATGGTGATCCACACCGGAGAGAAGCCGTACGGCTGTGATCAGTGCGGGAAGGTCTACACTCAGTCCACTGCCCTCAGAGAGCACCTGGTGTCGGTTCACAGCGATTCCAGAGACTTCATGTGTGACGCGTGTGGGAAGAAGTTCTCCTTCAATTTCCAGTTGCTGAGACACAAGCGTACGGTTCACAGCGAGCAGAAAAAAACCTTCAGCTGCAAAGTGTGCCTGAGGAGTTTGAGTTCCCTGGCTAACCTGAGGAGACACGAAGACAACCACAGCCCGGGACCCCGAGAGCACGCCTGCAGCTTCTGTGGGAAAGCCTTCGCCACCAAATACGTCCTGAGCCGCCATTATCAGACTTTCCACGCGGCGGAGCTGCCTTACGAGTGTGCGGCGTGTGAGAAACGCTTCCTCTTGAAGTTCTCCTACGAGTACCATCTGAAACGGCACACGGGCGCCGAGCCCTTCGCCTGCGATGTCTGCGGAAAGAAGTTTGTGCTGAAGTCCGACGTGGAGTCACACAAACGCATGCACACCGGGGAGAAGCCCTTCAAGTGTGCGACCTGCGGGATGGAGTTCCGGGTCGGCGGGAACCTGCAGAGACACGTCAGGGTGCACACGGGAGAGAAACGTTacagctgtgaggtgtgtgggaggAAGTTTAGCCAGACCAACAACCTCAAGTCCCACATGCAGACTCACACGGGGGTGCGACCACATTCCTGTGAGAAGTGTGGAAAAGGCTTTTCTGATGTGAGACATTTCAGAAGACACAGTTGTGAGGATGTGATTCAGAAATCTTTAGCCAGCTCTGGAACTcagaaagtaaaaaataaatag
- the LOC134029033 gene encoding zinc finger protein 585A-like isoform X2, protein MLNIQKMSLSDTFRTETISILSIFVEGALAEISRTGNQPSGESCNEISCIREDIANVKDRPQKQAHLPSFIQLLTKEVVRKLCRLFSECSSVLQQENETLRKRLELNGIPASPAHLNQYGTKVDPPDKIEANSEDTEPASKEDPCDVVSAPGESPSQETTRPSRISTTPPSLTENNQPAGDHPSQGPVSPKRAPSPLEQRHPDAETQGTPEKQVFRINLRARRSFACDVCGRSFSLSSVLEHHRRVHTGDKPHSCPRCHKTFVYKASLSRHIRWHSEGRPFACQVCGKSFRGEGALRSHRFVHADVKPFVCQTCGQGFTTRNSLAVHQRVHSGEKPYTCPTCGKSFSQAGYLSVHRRIHAEDKPFTCDQCHKGFVTERALKSHQIVHTGLRAFKCDDCGARFGHLTNLRRHRLLHTGAKPHACTVCGKRFHQRSILKGHMQVHGGSQPFMCDVCGKTFVYNCALRKHQRVHAEDGKSRAAPGRLRGCDSCGKTFSSVGNLKVHQLVHTGAKPFECSTCGRTFSQKATCVTHQKTHTGERFHTCGVCGRAFSLANTLRLHARTHTGERPYACDMCGMTFTISGNLKRHMLVHTGERPFSCDCGRGFSFKRSLDSHLLLHTGERPHTCDVCGKGFTLKQLLRNHQRLHAGLRPFRCDQCGKSFNRAHGLKMHQIVHTGERAYDCEICGKRFSIPGNLHRHQRIHTGEKPFGCATCGKSFNQADTLKAHQRIHTGERPFGCQTCGKSFIQRSALKMHQRSHSGEKPFTCVACGAGLACVNSLRTHLQSHAAEMPCTCSVCGGPLASLSHLRSHQEQHTVEKPHTCSLCEKAFKSSSYLKTHLKTHTGERPFTCETCGRMFTQQSSLKTHQAVHTGEKPFSCDTCGKRFSNTGNLNRHQRIHTGEKPFSCEQCGRSFNQGNSLKAHLQIHTGEKLFMCDKCGKSFSYLRNLKDHKCLYV, encoded by the exons ATGCTAAATATACAGAAAATGTCTCTCAGTGACACATTTCGAACGGAAACAATTTCAATATTGTCTATTTTCGTCGAGGGTGCACTAGCTGAAATAAGCCGAACAGGTAATCAGCCGAGTGGGGAATCGTGCAATGAAATATCTTGTATTCGAGAAGACATCGCTAATGTGAAGGATCGCCCCCAGAAACAG GCGCACTTGCCGTCCTTTATCCAGCTGTTGACTAAAGAGGTGGTTCGTAAACTATGCAGGCTGTTCTCGGAGTGCTCCTCCGTCCTACAACAGGAAAACGAGACCCTGAGGAAACGTCTCGAGCTGAACGGAATACCAGCCTCACCTGCGCACCTCAACCAG TATGGGACCAAAGTAGATCCGCCAGATAAAATCGAGGCGAACTCAGAAGACACAGAACCAGCCAGCAAGGAAG ATCCCTGTGATGTCGTCAGTGCGCCTGGAGAAAGCCCATCCCAAGAGACGACCCGACCCTCCCGAATCTCCACCACGCCGCCTTCGCTAACCGAGAACAACCAACCAGCCGGTGACCATCCCTCACAGGGTCCCGTGAGCCCCAAACGCGCTCCGAGCCCCCTCGAGCAGAGGCACCCGGACGCAGAGACACAAGGGACCCCGGAGAAACAGGTCTTCCGCATAAACCTGCGAGCGAGACGCTCGTTTGCGTGCGACGTCTGTGGGCGGAGTTTCAGTCTGAGCAGCGTGCTGGAGCACCACCGGAGGGTCCACACGGGGGACAAGCCTCACAGCTGCCCCCGCTGCCACAAGACCTTCGTCTACAAGGCGTCCCTGAGCAGGCACATCCGGTGGCACTCCGAAGGCCGGCCTTTCGCCTGCCAGGTCTGCGGGAAATCGTTCCGCGGCGAGGGGGCGCTGCGGTCTCACAGGTTTGTCCACGCCGACGTCAAGCCCTTCGTCTGCCAGACCTGCGGCCAGGGATTCACCACACGGAACAGCCTGGCGGTGCACCAGAGGGTTCACTCCGGGGAGAAGCCGTACACCTGCCCCACCTGCGGGAAGAGCTTCTCCCAAGCCGGCTACCTCTCAGTCCACCGACGGATCCACGCCGAGGACAAGCCGTTCACGTGCGACCAGTGCCACAAGGGCTTCGTCACGGAACGGGCTCTGAAGTCCCACCAGATCGTCCACACCGGCCTGAGGGCCTTTAAATGCGACGACTGCGGAGCCCGCTTCGGCCACCTCACCAACCTGCGGAGGCACCGCCTCCTCCACACGGGCGCCAAGCCGCACGCGTGCACCGTGTGCGGGAAGCGCTTCCACCAGCGCAGCATCCTGAAGGGGCACATGCAGGTGCACGGCGGCTCGCAGCCGTTCATGTGCGACGTCTGCGGAAAGACGTTTGTCTACAACTGCGCGCTGAGGAAACACCAGCGGGTCCACGCCGAGGACGGGAAGAGCCGCGCAGCCCCCGGGCGGCTGCGCGGCTGCGACAGCTGCGGGAAAACCTTCAGCTCCGTGGGGAACCTGAAGGTGCATCAGCTGGTGCACACGGGCGCCAAACCCTTCGAGTGCTCCACGTGCGGGAGGACCTTTTCCCAGAAGGCCACCTGCGTCACTCACCAGAAGACCCACACGGGGGAGAGGTTCCACACCTGTGGTGTGTGCGGCAGGGCTTTCAGCCTAGCCAACACCCTGAGGCttcacgcgcgcacgcacacgggCGAGCGACCGTACGCGTGCGACATGTGCGGCATGACGTTCACCATCAGCGGGAACCTGAAGAGGCACATGCTGGTGCACACGGGAGAGAGGCCGTTCAGCTGTGAC TGTGGGAGGGGCTTCTCCTTCAAGCGCAGCCTGGACTCTCACCTGCTGCTGCACACGGGCGAACGCCCGCACACCTGTGACGTGTGTGGGAAGGGCTTCACCCTCAAGCAGCTCCTGAGGAACCATCAGAGGCTCCACGCTGGGCTGCGGCCCTTCCGCTGCGACCAGTGCGGCAAGAGCTTCAACCGCGCCCACGGCCTGAAGATGCACCAGATCGTGCACACGGGCGAGCGCGCTTACGACTGCGAGATCTGCGGCAAGCGTTTCAGCATCCCCGGCAACCTGCACCGGCACCAGCGCATCCACACCGGCGAGAAGCCTTTCGGCTGCGCCACGTGCGGGAAGAGCTTCAACCAGGCGGACACGCTGAAAGCCCATCAGCGCATCCACACGGGGGAACGACCCTTCGGCTGCCAGACCTGCGGGAAGAGCTTCATCCAGCGCAGCGCCCTGAAGATGCATCAGCGCTCGCACTCGGGCGAGAAGCCTTTCACCTGCGTGGCGTGCGGCGCCGGCCTCGCCTGCGTCAACTCCCTCCGGACTCACCTCCAGTCTCACGCGGCGGAGATGCCCTGCACGTGCTCGGTGTGCGGCGGGCCGCTGGCCTCGCTGTCCCACCTGCGCTCCCACCAGGAGCAGCACACCGTGGAGAAGCCTCACACCTGCAGCCTCTGCGAGAAGGCCTTCAAGTCCTCCAGCTACCTGAAGACTCACCTGAAGACTCACACAGGCGAGCGGCCCTTCACCTGTGAGACCTGCGGCCGCATGTTCacgcagcagagcagcctgaagACGCACCAGGCTGTCCACACCGGGGAGAAACCCTTCAGCTGCGACACGTGCGGGAAGCGTTTCAGCAACACGGGGAACCTGAACCGCCACCAGCGCATCCACACGGGAGAGAAGCCCTTCAGCTGCGAACAGTGTGGCCGGAGCTTCAACCAGGGGAACAGCCTGAAGGCTCACCTCCAGATCCACACCGGGGAGAAGCTGTTCATGTGCGACAAGTGCGGCAAGAGTTTCTCCTACCTGAGGAACCTGAAGGATCACAAGTGTCTTTATGTCTGA
- the LOC134029033 gene encoding gastrula zinc finger protein XlCGF57.1-like isoform X1: protein MSILQDQIGSILESMVKASIAEMSTIVDGCVASRSEVETADDNTNSPNEKVTQLVSFMEQLAQEVMEKICQLFEECSAVLRLEASQSEMEKEDLRARLDAMETELRTLLEGSGGREGTSENGHRGDEAKISHRTQTVRIADDSEVKRSPIIHLWKGRAYERSSGEDKIQRVIITEEGLEAYLDHATPDDSLFPEPRDQDDSDPDYQVGEPGDLEASARPRRFSRPRAGVARRGRPKKENQPQLSCKHCRKPFSKLLQLKAHQALHAASEKPFLCPQCGRGFSFKRSLDSHLLLHTGERPHTCDVCGKGFTLKQLLRNHQRLHAGLRPFRCDQCGKSFNRAHGLKMHQIVHTGERAYDCEICGKRFSIPGNLHRHQRIHTGEKPFGCATCGKSFNQADTLKAHQRIHTGERPFGCQTCGKSFIQRSALKMHQRSHSGEKPFTCVACGAGLACVNSLRTHLQSHAAEMPCTCSVCGGPLASLSHLRSHQEQHTVEKPHTCSLCEKAFKSSSYLKTHLKTHTGERPFTCETCGRMFTQQSSLKTHQAVHTGEKPFSCDTCGKRFSNTGNLNRHQRIHTGEKPFSCEQCGRSFNQGNSLKAHLQIHTGEKLFMCDKCGKSFSYLRNLKDHKCLYV from the exons atgtcaattttacagGACCAGATTGGCTCTATTCTGGAGTCAATGGTCAAAGCCAGTATTGCAGAAATGAGCACAATTGTGGACGGCTGTGTTGCATCTAGGTCTGAAGTGGAAACAGCAGACGACAACACAAATAGCCCAAACGAAAAG gtcaccCAGCTCGTCTCCTTCATGGAGCAGCTGGCCCAGGAGGTGATGGAGAAGATCTGCCAGCTCTTCGAGGAGTGCTCGGCCGTGCTGCGCCTGGAAGCCTCCCAgagtgagatggagaaggaggatcTGAGGGCTCGGCTGGACGCCATGGAGACGGAGCTACGGACCCTTCTGGAAGGCAGCGGCGGGAGGGAGGGCACTTCGGAGAACGGTCACCGTGGCGACGAAGCCAAGATCAGTCACAGGACACAAACAG tcCGTATCGCAGATGATTCGGAAGTGAAACGATCCCCCATCATCCACCTGTGGAAAGGACGAGCGTATGAG cgcTCCTCTGGTGAGGACAAGATCCAGCGGGTCatcatcacagaggaaggcctGGAGGCCTACCTCGACCACGCCACCCCCGACGACAGCCTGTTCCCCGAACCCCGGGACCAGGACGACAGTGACCCAGACTACCAGGTGGGGGAGCCAGGGGACCTGGAGGCCTCAGCCAGGCCCAGGAGGTTCTCCCGACCACGGGCCGGCGTCGCCCGGCGAGGCCGCCCCAAGAAGGAGAACCAGCCCCAGCTGAGCTGCAAACACTGCAGGAAGCCCTTCAGCAAGCTCCTGCAACTCAAGGCCCACCAGGCGCTCCACGCCGCCTCGGAGAAGCCCTTCCTGTGTCCGCAGTGTGGGAGGGGCTTCTCCTTCAAGCGCAGCCTGGACTCTCACCTGCTGCTGCACACGGGCGAACGCCCGCACACCTGTGACGTGTGTGGGAAGGGCTTCACCCTCAAGCAGCTCCTGAGGAACCATCAGAGGCTCCACGCTGGGCTGCGGCCCTTCCGCTGCGACCAGTGCGGCAAGAGCTTCAACCGCGCCCACGGCCTGAAGATGCACCAGATCGTGCACACGGGCGAGCGCGCTTACGACTGCGAGATCTGCGGCAAGCGTTTCAGCATCCCCGGCAACCTGCACCGGCACCAGCGCATCCACACCGGCGAGAAGCCTTTCGGCTGCGCCACGTGCGGGAAGAGCTTCAACCAGGCGGACACGCTGAAAGCCCATCAGCGCATCCACACGGGGGAACGACCCTTCGGCTGCCAGACCTGCGGGAAGAGCTTCATCCAGCGCAGCGCCCTGAAGATGCATCAGCGCTCGCACTCGGGCGAGAAGCCTTTCACCTGCGTGGCGTGCGGCGCCGGCCTCGCCTGCGTCAACTCCCTCCGGACTCACCTCCAGTCTCACGCGGCGGAGATGCCCTGCACGTGCTCGGTGTGCGGCGGGCCGCTGGCCTCGCTGTCCCACCTGCGCTCCCACCAGGAGCAGCACACCGTGGAGAAGCCTCACACCTGCAGCCTCTGCGAGAAGGCCTTCAAGTCCTCCAGCTACCTGAAGACTCACCTGAAGACTCACACAGGCGAGCGGCCCTTCACCTGTGAGACCTGCGGCCGCATGTTCacgcagcagagcagcctgaagACGCACCAGGCTGTCCACACCGGGGAGAAACCCTTCAGCTGCGACACGTGCGGGAAGCGTTTCAGCAACACGGGGAACCTGAACCGCCACCAGCGCATCCACACGGGAGAGAAGCCCTTCAGCTGCGAACAGTGTGGCCGGAGCTTCAACCAGGGGAACAGCCTGAAGGCTCACCTCCAGATCCACACCGGGGAGAAGCTGTTCATGTGCGACAAGTGCGGCAAGAGTTTCTCCTACCTGAGGAACCTGAAGGATCACAAGTGTCTTTATGTCTGA